The Halogranum gelatinilyticum genome contains a region encoding:
- a CDS encoding DUF7344 domain-containing protein, giving the protein MSTSVATTLPPETQPADLTADTVFSALSNARRRDVLALLSTDEMTETPVGIRDLAERIAAWENDVTPEAVTYKQRKRVYTSLHQTHLPMLQDAGLIEAERAWENLTLTPRAEALTVYLDKPTRPTPWSNYYFGFAAVGLLLAGVAWAGLYPFDLLPGLVYATVLALALFATAVVHAVAVHR; this is encoded by the coding sequence ATGAGCACATCCGTCGCGACCACCCTCCCGCCCGAAACACAGCCAGCAGACCTCACCGCAGACACGGTGTTTTCCGCGCTCTCGAACGCGCGGCGGCGGGACGTGCTCGCCCTCCTCAGTACGGACGAGATGACCGAGACGCCGGTCGGCATCCGAGACCTCGCAGAGCGCATCGCCGCGTGGGAGAACGACGTCACCCCCGAAGCGGTGACCTACAAGCAACGCAAGCGTGTCTACACCTCGCTGCACCAGACGCATCTCCCGATGCTCCAAGACGCCGGTCTCATCGAGGCCGAACGGGCGTGGGAGAATCTGACGCTCACGCCGCGCGCGGAGGCACTCACCGTCTACCTCGACAAGCCGACGCGGCCGACGCCGTGGTCGAACTACTACTTCGGGTTCGCCGCCGTCGGACTCCTGCTCGCGGGCGTCGCGTGGGCGGGGCTCTACCCCTTCGACCTCCTCCCGGGGCTCGTCTACGCGACGGTCCTCGCGCTCGCGCTCTTCGCCACCGCTGTCGTCCACGCGGTTGCCGTCCACCGCTGA
- the dph5 gene encoding diphthine synthase, whose protein sequence is MLTFIGLGLYDERSITVEGREALRAADRAFAEFYTSKLIGTTVEDLAAHHDVDIEVRDRAGTEQDPEAILDAAEEEDVAFLTAGDTMISTTHVDLRLRAIDRGIETRVIHGVTAQSAASGLTGLQNYRFGKAVTLPFPYAHGGDDVPQSVIDSIEANLERGLHTLVYLDIKAHRDEYMSASTAAEMFADGWKDTVAVVVARAGSPDPLVAADKLSALAERDFGDPLHMLVIPGDLHHVEAEALEQLGGCPSDLLEPL, encoded by the coding sequence ATGCTCACCTTCATCGGACTCGGTCTCTACGACGAACGCTCCATCACTGTCGAGGGACGGGAGGCACTCCGCGCAGCCGACCGCGCCTTCGCAGAGTTCTACACCAGCAAACTCATCGGGACGACGGTCGAGGACCTCGCCGCCCACCACGACGTCGACATCGAAGTCCGCGACCGCGCGGGCACCGAACAGGACCCCGAAGCCATCCTCGACGCCGCCGAGGAGGAGGACGTCGCCTTCCTCACCGCGGGCGATACGATGATCTCGACGACGCACGTCGACCTCCGGCTCCGAGCCATCGACCGCGGTATCGAGACGCGCGTCATCCACGGGGTGACCGCACAGTCGGCGGCATCCGGTCTGACCGGTCTGCAGAACTACCGCTTCGGAAAAGCCGTCACGCTCCCCTTCCCCTACGCCCACGGCGGTGACGACGTTCCCCAATCTGTCATCGACAGCATCGAAGCGAACCTCGAACGCGGCCTCCACACGCTGGTCTATCTCGACATCAAGGCCCACCGCGACGAGTACATGAGTGCCTCGACGGCGGCGGAGATGTTCGCCGACGGCTGGAAAGACACCGTCGCCGTCGTCGTCGCCCGCGCCGGAAGTCCCGACCCGCTCGTCGCCGCCGACAAACTCTCCGCACTCGCAGAACGTGACTTCGGGGACCCACTCCACATGCTCGTGATTCCCGGAGACCTCCACCACGTCGAAGCCGAGGCACTCGAGCAGCTCGGTGGCTGTCCGTCGGATTTGCTGGAGCCGTTGTAA
- the artA gene encoding archaeosortase A, protein MPGVFSDTLAWVVILLFGAGVVLERYDERAARITTTGAWVLFALFWLQLIPHFIFEHKSYVEGILTIVAVPASIYAGWLLYQGRSTLMILSRAVAVMGLVYLPFETIPAITVAGLTIPAPRRFLIQTVADQTGFMMSLFGYNPEVVMGTESGYPSAFLFTTPEGHRLHFEIVLACTGLGSMAIFAGLIAAVRAPLSRKLRALAISMPIIYVLNLARTTFIGVTFGNQYLQFFVDEVLFLFGSSDPYMVSWFISDRIISQLLAVVVLVGLTYAVVRELPELLVVIEDVLYMVTKEEYDLQEALDVRVPRADGGEQVDE, encoded by the coding sequence ATGCCCGGTGTGTTTTCCGACACCCTCGCCTGGGTGGTCATCCTCCTGTTCGGTGCGGGCGTCGTGCTCGAACGGTACGACGAGCGTGCCGCACGGATCACCACCACCGGTGCGTGGGTGTTGTTCGCCCTCTTCTGGCTCCAGCTCATCCCCCACTTCATCTTCGAGCACAAGAGCTACGTCGAGGGCATCCTCACCATCGTCGCCGTCCCCGCCAGCATCTACGCCGGCTGGCTCCTGTATCAGGGCCGTTCGACGCTCATGATTCTCTCGCGTGCCGTCGCCGTGATGGGACTCGTCTATCTCCCGTTCGAGACGATTCCAGCGATTACGGTCGCGGGCCTGACCATCCCCGCACCACGACGCTTTCTCATCCAGACCGTCGCCGACCAGACGGGGTTCATGATGAGTCTGTTCGGCTACAACCCGGAGGTCGTCATGGGAACCGAGAGCGGCTACCCGAGTGCGTTCCTCTTTACGACGCCCGAGGGTCACCGGCTGCACTTCGAGATCGTGCTGGCCTGTACCGGTCTCGGGAGCATGGCCATCTTCGCGGGACTCATCGCTGCCGTCCGGGCACCGCTCTCGCGGAAGCTCCGCGCACTGGCCATCTCGATGCCCATCATCTACGTGCTCAACCTCGCGCGGACGACGTTCATCGGCGTCACCTTCGGCAACCAGTATCTGCAGTTCTTCGTCGACGAGGTGCTGTTCCTCTTCGGTTCCAGCGACCCCTACATGGTGTCGTGGTTCATCTCCGACCGCATCATTAGCCAGCTCCTGGCCGTGGTCGTCCTCGTCGGGCTGACCTACGCCGTCGTCCGCGAGCTACCCGAACTGCTCGTCGTCATCGAAGACGTCCTCTACATGGTGACCAAAGAGGAGTACGACCTACAGGAGGCACTCGACGTCCGTGTGCCGCGCGCCGACGGCGGCGAACAGGTCGACGAGTAG
- a CDS encoding class I SAM-dependent methyltransferase, with protein sequence MNVPCVRVPREEGEATRRTLADADLLDHGHDIVVDDGVLYIPVADATAVPTDYDVVDYDAPAREGRTLPEDVLGFEPSYERLGDIVIVDEDDPERAQAIADALVESDIRAETVVNRASKIKGELRVRDWDVLVGDDTETVHREYGFEFLLDIASVYFSPRLATERHRVVEQVHEGEHVFDMFAGVGPFAIPCAARGAEVVGVDLNEAAVEYLRENARRNKVADRVTAVHGDVRDVAADYTDWADRVIMNLPHSADDFLDTAVAVAGDDCVLHLYDIQHEDDPFGPGLAAVRAAAEPEYEVEVLGEQTVRSYAPHEYNVCLDVRLTRRA encoded by the coding sequence ATGAACGTACCCTGTGTCCGCGTCCCGCGCGAGGAGGGCGAGGCGACTCGTCGGACACTCGCCGACGCGGACCTCCTTGACCACGGCCACGACATCGTGGTCGACGACGGCGTCCTCTACATCCCCGTCGCCGACGCGACCGCCGTCCCCACCGACTACGACGTCGTCGACTACGACGCCCCAGCACGCGAGGGCCGGACGCTCCCCGAAGACGTCCTCGGCTTCGAACCCAGCTACGAACGCCTCGGTGACATCGTCATCGTCGACGAGGACGACCCCGAGCGTGCCCAGGCCATCGCCGACGCGCTCGTCGAATCGGACATCCGCGCCGAGACGGTCGTCAACCGCGCCTCGAAGATCAAGGGCGAACTTCGCGTCCGCGACTGGGACGTCCTCGTCGGCGACGACACCGAGACCGTCCACCGAGAGTACGGCTTCGAGTTCCTCCTGGACATCGCCTCCGTCTACTTCTCGCCACGGCTCGCAACCGAACGCCACCGCGTCGTCGAACAAGTCCACGAGGGCGAGCACGTCTTCGATATGTTCGCCGGTGTCGGTCCCTTCGCCATCCCCTGTGCTGCACGGGGTGCCGAGGTTGTCGGTGTCGATCTCAACGAGGCGGCCGTCGAGTATCTCCGCGAGAACGCCCGCCGCAACAAGGTCGCGGACCGCGTGACTGCGGTCCACGGCGACGTTCGCGACGTCGCCGCCGACTACACCGACTGGGCCGACCGCGTGATTATGAACCTTCCACACAGTGCCGACGACTTCCTCGACACCGCCGTCGCCGTCGCGGGCGACGACTGTGTCCTGCACCTCTACGACATCCAACACGAGGACGACCCGTTCGGTCCCGGGCTGGCTGCGGTTCGCGCCGCCGCCGAACCCGAATACGAGGTCGAGGTCTTAGGAGAGCAGACCGTCCGCTCCTACGCCCCCCACGAGTACAACGTCTGTCTGGACGTTCGCCTGACGCGACGGGCGTGA
- a CDS encoding BGTF surface domain-containing protein — protein sequence MTSDTNQKIRGLLLAALMVTSVFAGSIAFAGTAAAANNLSDVTFNGQTPSGPVSVDEGASASHTISFQVDNVADDGNTDTFRVEFPNAYQGSLTLEDVSVENSDDSSTIEVTGTSVVNSGDTLQFTISPDSNADTVDVTATVDVTVEQPNVQSTTDYGINAEVVDSDGPTASAEDVVVLRVQDTDSSNVDTDSVSGPYYAGQTLLFTDDNMDTGSITSGESITVYTEDEDNADEPDQLALDLEAQTDGEVLIDTDGLESDDYVVLDSDDNLVASFSLVEQRFDVEFDDSTVTDEGSDAQTELDVSSANRAGDFTANVSADGLDAGDLQNIFADYDTSTTDDDDILTVTLNKDQTETVDFTDIDRGDYTFNFSVTDTDAEASDDITVERLNKNYQFEDGSVSVARGGIAEVNISMGDASTGAVSIGSEEDGFVYNASIEDDNDDGYVNFTINTYDQTISSADDIVGDGDDYATGTIIPSTDSEDVPLAAANYDLAVGPEEFYRHDTDDSSDDVGTLAVTDRTTTGVQTWTASEDARSDISNADDVASAIENGTVTQDGTIAQGDHIIVQIQASGLDGYIEAVSTETDSSEVSDAFEGADEGVNGHLNLTIRQTNPEPNRPNKMVNNQTIDYIVDGDNGQVFAVIDTAENDQIMRENGDASEWDDNDEFDVSFDVVSASELAEGDEEVTSSFEMVTREATLDANDDDIVEVEASENASISGTSTIAAGSEIQLRVQSVSGSDNPFVATQTVNVSADGTFSGSFDFSDRAVGTNFTVTATDTSRSSFDEDVEYDGTVVEQIDDSTTTEEPDTTTEEPTTEEPTTEEPTTEEPSETTTTTDEPETTTTTSPGFGIAVALVALAGAALLALRREN from the coding sequence ACCCCGTCTGGACCGGTCAGCGTCGATGAGGGGGCGAGTGCATCGCACACGATTTCATTCCAGGTAGACAACGTTGCTGACGACGGCAACACGGACACCTTCCGCGTCGAGTTCCCTAACGCGTACCAGGGCTCGCTCACGCTGGAGGATGTCTCGGTCGAGAACAGTGACGATAGTTCCACTATCGAAGTCACTGGCACGAGCGTCGTCAACAGCGGCGACACGCTCCAGTTCACTATCAGCCCTGACAGCAACGCTGATACCGTTGACGTCACGGCAACCGTCGACGTGACGGTCGAGCAGCCGAACGTCCAGTCCACGACTGACTACGGCATCAACGCCGAAGTCGTCGACAGTGACGGCCCGACCGCGTCCGCTGAGGACGTCGTCGTGCTGAGAGTCCAGGACACGGACAGCAGTAACGTCGACACCGACAGTGTCTCTGGCCCGTACTACGCTGGCCAGACGCTCCTGTTCACTGACGACAACATGGACACCGGCTCGATCACGTCCGGCGAGTCCATCACGGTCTACACCGAGGACGAAGACAACGCCGATGAGCCCGACCAGCTCGCGCTGGACCTCGAGGCTCAGACTGACGGCGAAGTTCTCATCGACACCGACGGACTCGAGTCCGACGACTACGTTGTCCTCGACAGCGACGACAACCTCGTCGCAAGCTTCTCGCTCGTCGAACAGCGGTTCGACGTCGAGTTCGACGACAGCACCGTCACTGACGAAGGCTCCGACGCACAGACGGAGCTCGACGTCTCCTCGGCGAACCGTGCAGGGGACTTCACGGCTAACGTCTCCGCGGACGGTCTCGACGCAGGCGACCTGCAGAACATCTTCGCAGACTACGACACGTCGACGACCGACGACGACGACATCCTCACGGTCACCCTGAACAAGGACCAGACCGAGACTGTCGACTTCACCGACATCGACCGCGGTGACTACACGTTCAACTTCTCCGTGACCGACACGGACGCAGAAGCTAGCGACGACATCACTGTTGAGCGCCTGAACAAGAACTACCAGTTCGAAGACGGTAGTGTCTCTGTCGCTCGCGGTGGTATCGCTGAAGTCAACATCTCGATGGGCGACGCCTCGACCGGCGCTGTCTCCATCGGTAGTGAAGAAGACGGCTTCGTCTACAACGCGTCCATCGAGGACGACAACGACGACGGCTACGTCAACTTCACGATTAACACGTACGACCAGACGATCTCCTCCGCTGACGACATCGTCGGCGACGGAGACGACTACGCGACGGGTACGATCATCCCGAGCACCGACAGCGAAGACGTTCCGCTTGCAGCAGCGAACTACGACCTCGCAGTCGGTCCCGAGGAATTCTACCGCCACGATACCGACGACAGCTCCGATGACGTCGGTACCCTGGCAGTGACCGACCGTACGACGACGGGCGTCCAGACGTGGACGGCCTCCGAAGACGCTCGCAGCGACATCTCGAACGCTGACGACGTCGCCAGCGCTATCGAGAACGGTACCGTCACGCAGGACGGCACCATCGCACAGGGCGACCACATCATCGTCCAGATCCAGGCATCTGGCCTGGACGGGTACATCGAGGCTGTCTCGACTGAGACCGACTCGTCTGAGGTCTCCGACGCCTTCGAAGGTGCAGACGAGGGTGTCAACGGACACCTCAACCTGACGATCCGTCAGACCAACCCCGAGCCGAACCGTCCGAACAAGATGGTCAACAACCAGACCATCGACTACATCGTCGACGGTGACAACGGTCAGGTCTTCGCGGTCATCGACACGGCCGAGAACGACCAGATCATGCGCGAGAACGGTGACGCCAGCGAATGGGACGACAACGACGAATTCGACGTCTCCTTCGACGTTGTCAGTGCCTCCGAACTCGCAGAGGGTGACGAGGAAGTCACCTCGTCCTTCGAGATGGTGACGCGTGAAGCCACGCTCGACGCCAACGATGACGACATCGTCGAAGTCGAAGCAAGCGAGAACGCTTCGATCTCCGGCACGTCGACCATCGCAGCTGGCAGCGAGATCCAGCTTCGCGTCCAGTCCGTCTCGGGCTCCGACAACCCGTTCGTCGCAACCCAGACGGTCAACGTCTCGGCTGACGGTACCTTCTCCGGTTCGTTCGACTTCTCGGACCGCGCAGTTGGTACGAACTTCACCGTGACGGCAACCGACACCTCGCGTAGCAGCTTCGACGAGGATGTCGAGTACGATGGTACGGTCGTTGAGCAGATCGACGACTCGACCACCACGGAAGAGCCGGACACGACGACGGAAGAGCCGACGACGGAAGAGCCGACGACGGAAGAGCCGACGACGGAAGAGCCGTCCGAGACGACGACGACGACGGACGAGCCTGAGACGACGACCACCACGTCGCCCGGCTTCGGCATCGCCGTCGCCCTCGTCGCACTCGCAGGTGCTGCACTCCTCGCACTCCGCCGCGAGAACTAA
- a CDS encoding GNAT family N-acetyltransferase produces MITPVASDGDYSTLRALLSDYHEWMHEHAGDVYGPDAELRHDVESLADDPESWAWIASHDGEPAGCVLLYGTAGDVAEFKRLWVDPAARGSGLGRALVETVAEKAHTEGYETLGLTTPPWATAAHELYESLGFERTPPYPETRLPEQFHDEALFMQLKLSATEE; encoded by the coding sequence GTGATCACGCCTGTCGCGTCCGACGGGGACTACTCGACACTACGAGCACTCCTCTCGGACTACCACGAGTGGATGCACGAGCACGCTGGCGACGTCTACGGCCCGGACGCCGAGCTCCGTCACGACGTCGAGTCACTGGCCGACGACCCCGAGTCGTGGGCGTGGATCGCCTCCCACGACGGGGAGCCCGCGGGCTGTGTCCTCCTGTACGGAACCGCTGGCGACGTCGCCGAGTTCAAGCGGCTGTGGGTCGACCCGGCCGCCCGTGGTTCCGGTCTCGGCCGAGCACTCGTCGAGACGGTCGCCGAGAAGGCCCACACGGAGGGCTACGAGACACTCGGTCTCACGACGCCACCGTGGGCGACGGCCGCACACGAACTCTACGAGTCACTGGGCTTCGAGCGGACACCGCCCTACCCCGAGACGCGGCTTCCGGAGCAGTTCCACGACGAAGCGTTGTTCATGCAGCTGAAGCTGTCGGCGACAGAGGAGTGA